One genomic segment of Bradyrhizobium diazoefficiens includes these proteins:
- a CDS encoding DsrE family protein: MSQFQLFVRGASAAVIWLLLGLSNATAEDPGVPQTQTISPPAMPRHSTVVKHTNSSPGAVPQKRSALARMAMPSAAKKEHRLILQVNTNDSAAMNLALNNATNVAQYYKELNENVKIEIVTFGPGLHMLRKDTSPVKARIEEMALGMPEVSFKACGNTQEKMQKAESKDIPILPQAQVVKSGVVRVMELQEQGWTYVKP; encoded by the coding sequence ATGAGCCAATTTCAGCTGTTTGTCAGAGGAGCATCGGCGGCAGTCATTTGGCTTCTGCTCGGGCTATCGAACGCCACGGCCGAGGACCCCGGCGTGCCCCAGACCCAGACAATCTCGCCCCCCGCGATGCCAAGACATAGCACAGTGGTGAAGCATACAAATTCATCGCCGGGCGCTGTGCCCCAGAAGCGATCTGCGCTGGCACGCATGGCAATGCCGTCCGCTGCCAAGAAGGAGCACCGGTTGATCCTCCAGGTCAACACCAACGACTCGGCCGCGATGAACCTTGCGTTGAACAATGCGACCAACGTCGCGCAGTACTACAAAGAACTCAACGAGAATGTAAAAATCGAGATCGTCACGTTCGGTCCGGGCCTGCACATGCTTCGGAAGGACACTTCGCCGGTAAAGGCTCGAATCGAGGAAATGGCTCTGGGCATGCCGGAAGTGTCGTTCAAGGCTTGCGGAAACACTCAAGAGAAGATGCAAAAGGCCGAGAGCAAGGACATACCGATCCTTCCGCAGGCGCAAGTCGTAAAGTCGGGCGTTGTGCGGGTGATGGAACTACAGGAGCAGGGATGGACCTATGTCAAGCCGTGA
- a CDS encoding RidA family protein: MSMIAKPEAGATAATGSLPVLQPSGWPQPKGYANGIIAGGRLIVTGGVVGWDIAGRFAGGFVAQVRQTLENIVAILAEGGARPDHLVRLTWYVVDMDEYVSNLEPLGKIYRDVIGAHYPSMALVQVVRLVESSARLEIEATAIVPR, translated from the coding sequence ATGAGTATGATCGCAAAGCCAGAAGCCGGAGCGACTGCCGCGACCGGCAGTTTGCCGGTGCTTCAGCCCAGCGGTTGGCCGCAGCCAAAAGGATATGCCAACGGCATCATAGCAGGGGGACGCCTGATTGTGACCGGCGGTGTCGTCGGTTGGGACATTGCAGGCCGATTTGCCGGTGGGTTTGTTGCGCAGGTCCGGCAGACGCTCGAAAACATCGTCGCGATCCTGGCCGAGGGCGGCGCGCGTCCGGATCACCTCGTGCGCCTGACCTGGTATGTCGTGGACATGGACGAATACGTCTCCAACCTCGAGCCGCTCGGCAAAATCTATCGCGACGTCATCGGTGCCCACTATCCCAGCATGGCGCTCGTTCAGGTCGTGCGTCTCGTGGAGTCTTCCGCACGCCTCGAGATCGAAGCGACGGCCATTGTACCACGCTAA
- a CDS encoding RbsD/FucU family protein, with product MLKSIDPVLNADVLYALRSMGHGDDLVLCDTNFPADSVARRTALGKLLRIDNVSAGRAARAILSVLPLDSFVDKPALRMEIVGQPNEIPAVQAEVQKEIDAAERRPLPLASIERFAFYELAKKSYCVVQTGERRFYGCFIFKKGVIPPDAT from the coding sequence GTGCTGAAGTCAATCGACCCGGTTCTGAATGCCGACGTGCTCTACGCGCTGCGGTCCATGGGGCATGGCGACGACCTCGTGCTCTGCGATACGAATTTCCCGGCCGACTCTGTCGCCCGGCGGACCGCCCTCGGAAAGCTGCTCCGCATTGATAACGTCAGTGCGGGCCGCGCCGCGCGCGCGATCCTGTCGGTGCTACCGCTCGATTCCTTTGTCGACAAGCCTGCGTTGCGCATGGAGATCGTGGGGCAGCCGAACGAAATCCCGGCCGTGCAGGCCGAGGTGCAGAAGGAAATCGACGCTGCCGAACGCCGCCCGCTTCCACTGGCGTCGATCGAGCGGTTTGCCTTCTACGAGCTTGCGAAAAAGTCCTACTGCGTGGTCCAGACCGGCGAACGGCGCTTCTATGGCTGCTTCATCTTCAAGAAGGGGGTGATCCCGCCTGATGCGACATGA
- a CDS encoding extracellular solute-binding protein, whose product MHPSRRTVLKSAAGAAALGTSGALGSFSELAFAQANLRAEITKIPGVGKGAPTDADWQKVGELCLGPTKASIKEGEFKGVELSFMGLNNQNLHNLLFRGFLKPWEAYTGAKISWIDLAQADYNPRLQQAIATGTVDFDILEMGAPFEGDVCGKGLASEMPDWVRKQIDVDDYVDYLKPPVGTWNGKTYRVTIDGDCHNFNYRTDVFSDATLAKAWKDAGNSTEWGVPKTWQQVQAVTKFLKGKKIKTQNAFGYLDAPKPWGGFGFYFLGSRASAYAKHPDDKAWLFDIDTMKPRINNPAWVRAIQDVIDALPFEPADQLNADPNTTGFQQFLAGIGSMVPWWGDIGQVAKASDTSVIGDIVGFDILPGSDDVYNSKTGKWDKLPSGPNHAPNCAYLGWGVYVMARVNGDEKKHKAAWSAAAHLGGKDLSLWMVMYPSGFQAHRTSHFQYDEWVAAGYDRKYITSYLNSQLASYNHPNRAVEPRIPGIFQYYSIAEDELTKIFAGKVDAQTGANNIAAAWEKLTDQIGRERQIGLYKASLGV is encoded by the coding sequence ATGCACCCGAGCCGGCGCACGGTGCTCAAGAGCGCGGCCGGAGCCGCCGCACTTGGCACGAGCGGCGCGCTTGGCAGCTTCTCCGAGCTTGCTTTCGCCCAAGCCAATTTGCGCGCCGAGATCACGAAAATTCCAGGCGTCGGCAAGGGTGCTCCGACCGACGCCGACTGGCAAAAGGTCGGTGAGCTCTGCCTTGGTCCGACCAAGGCCAGCATCAAGGAGGGCGAGTTCAAAGGCGTCGAACTCTCCTTCATGGGGCTGAACAACCAGAACTTACATAACCTGTTGTTTCGCGGCTTCCTGAAGCCGTGGGAGGCCTATACGGGCGCGAAGATTTCCTGGATCGATCTCGCCCAGGCGGACTACAATCCGCGCTTGCAACAGGCGATCGCGACCGGAACGGTCGATTTCGACATTCTGGAAATGGGAGCGCCGTTCGAGGGCGACGTCTGTGGCAAGGGACTGGCGTCGGAGATGCCGGACTGGGTCAGGAAGCAGATAGATGTTGACGATTATGTCGATTACCTGAAGCCGCCGGTCGGAACGTGGAATGGCAAGACTTATCGGGTCACCATCGACGGCGACTGCCACAACTTCAACTACCGCACCGACGTCTTCTCTGACGCAACCCTTGCCAAAGCCTGGAAAGACGCGGGAAATTCGACCGAGTGGGGCGTGCCAAAAACCTGGCAGCAGGTGCAGGCGGTGACGAAATTCCTCAAGGGCAAGAAGATCAAGACCCAGAACGCGTTCGGCTATCTCGACGCGCCAAAGCCCTGGGGCGGGTTCGGCTTCTATTTCCTCGGCAGCCGCGCCTCGGCCTATGCCAAGCATCCCGATGACAAGGCCTGGCTGTTCGACATCGATACGATGAAGCCACGCATCAACAATCCGGCCTGGGTCCGCGCGATCCAAGACGTGATCGACGCGTTGCCGTTCGAGCCGGCCGACCAGCTCAATGCCGATCCGAACACGACCGGCTTCCAACAATTCCTTGCCGGCATCGGCTCGATGGTCCCCTGGTGGGGCGACATCGGCCAGGTGGCGAAGGCGAGCGACACCTCCGTAATCGGCGATATCGTCGGCTTCGACATCCTGCCGGGCTCGGACGACGTCTACAACTCCAAGACCGGAAAGTGGGACAAGCTCCCGAGCGGCCCGAACCATGCGCCGAATTGCGCCTATCTCGGCTGGGGCGTTTACGTCATGGCGCGGGTCAATGGCGACGAGAAGAAGCATAAGGCGGCGTGGAGCGCGGCCGCGCATCTCGGCGGCAAGGATCTGTCGCTTTGGATGGTGATGTATCCTTCCGGCTTCCAGGCTCACCGCACCAGCCACTTCCAGTACGACGAATGGGTGGCGGCGGGCTACGACCGCAAATACATCACCTCTTACCTGAACTCGCAGCTCGCCTCCTACAATCATCCAAACCGCGCCGTGGAGCCGCGCATCCCCGGCATCTTCCAGTACTACAGCATCGCGGAAGATGAGCTCACCAAGATATTCGCCGGCAAGGTTGACGCGCAAACCGGCGCCAACAACATCGCCGCAGCCTGGGAGAAGCTGACCGACCAGATCGGCCGCGAGCGACAGATCGGGCTCTACAAGGCCTCTCTCGGCGTATAG
- a CDS encoding carbohydrate ABC transporter permease: protein MSEDLHHQPAAKRARGSRKIAGRALVLLASLGFLLVLFIQILHTTGALTAGFSDWRPILIAYLVWAVAFGVGQVLTRGERGQRALFLLPAVFFTVAVVVFPTLFGIYIASLDWNLSSIEGPRFSGFDNVRGMLNDTYYWNALGNMVFYTAAVLGEYAIAFGLALLLSGEIRARKFFRVVFLLPMMLSPVAVSWMIGKSLLEYRFGPAATLARYLGWDNPAFFASPWMARFSIQAMDAWVSIPFIMIILLAGLQAMPKEVQEAAKVDGANSWQSFWHVTFPIMLPVSITVLIIRIIFKLKLADLVINVTAGGPGGATDTVSSFIYRVYRDRSNVGYGTALAMVYLLMIIVLLTVLLRLSKRWTQKVV, encoded by the coding sequence GTGAGCGAAGACCTGCACCACCAGCCCGCGGCGAAGCGCGCACGCGGCAGCAGGAAGATCGCCGGTCGCGCCCTCGTCCTGCTCGCTTCTCTCGGCTTCCTGCTTGTCCTCTTCATTCAGATCTTGCATACGACCGGCGCGCTGACTGCCGGATTTTCCGATTGGCGGCCGATCCTCATCGCCTATCTCGTCTGGGCCGTTGCGTTTGGCGTCGGACAGGTTCTGACCCGCGGCGAGCGCGGCCAGCGCGCGCTGTTCCTGCTGCCGGCAGTGTTCTTCACCGTCGCCGTCGTGGTCTTCCCGACGCTCTTCGGGATCTATATCGCCTCTCTCGACTGGAATCTGAGCTCGATCGAAGGGCCGCGCTTCAGCGGCTTCGACAATGTCAGGGGCATGCTGAACGACACCTACTACTGGAATGCGCTCGGCAACATGGTCTTTTACACCGCCGCGGTGCTCGGCGAATACGCGATTGCGTTCGGACTGGCGCTCTTGCTCAGCGGCGAGATCCGGGCGCGAAAATTCTTCCGCGTGGTCTTCCTGCTGCCGATGATGCTCAGCCCCGTCGCCGTGAGCTGGATGATCGGCAAGTCACTGCTGGAATATCGCTTCGGACCGGCGGCGACGCTGGCGCGCTATCTCGGCTGGGATAACCCTGCATTCTTCGCCTCGCCGTGGATGGCGCGCTTCAGCATCCAGGCAATGGACGCGTGGGTGTCGATCCCGTTCATTATGATCATCCTTCTCGCAGGCCTGCAGGCGATGCCGAAGGAGGTGCAGGAGGCCGCCAAGGTCGACGGCGCGAACAGCTGGCAGTCGTTCTGGCACGTCACGTTTCCGATCATGCTGCCGGTCAGCATCACCGTCCTCATTATCCGCATCATTTTCAAGCTGAAGCTCGCCGACCTCGTGATCAACGTCACCGCTGGCGGGCCGGGAGGCGCGACCGACACGGTGTCGAGCTTCATCTACCGCGTCTACCGCGACCGCTCGAACGTCGGATATGGCACGGCGCTCGCTATGGTTTACCTGCTTATGATCATCGTGCTCCTGACCGTCCTGTTGCGCCTCTCCAAGCGTTGGACGCAGAAGGTCGTCTAG
- a CDS encoding carbohydrate ABC transporter permease has protein sequence MKSVQRRPAALHAKRTLSRVLIYAALLLWTIICLFPIYWTVTTSLKSAVDVTQAHLVPWVDFQPDWKGWRSLGLSPDTLFVTSTARSEFVNRFVNSIITSVGASLLALILGSLAAYGLSRFRYKFAWMRNDDILFFFMSQLILPPVVLALPFLVLYKALALLDTRFGLVLLYTLTVLPIVIWIMRDQFNAIPIELDEAAFVDGLSTWGAFLRIILPLAVPGMMAAFILSLVLCWNEYFFAALLTSTDAKTLPVMVASQTGSQGINWWSMAALSTAAIAPLVLVGIFLERYIVSGLTTGAGK, from the coding sequence TTGAAGTCCGTCCAGAGGCGTCCGGCGGCCCTTCACGCAAAGCGGACGCTAAGCCGCGTACTGATCTACGCAGCACTCCTGCTCTGGACGATCATCTGCTTATTCCCGATCTACTGGACCGTCACGACGTCGCTCAAATCGGCGGTCGATGTGACGCAAGCTCACTTGGTTCCCTGGGTCGATTTTCAGCCGGACTGGAAGGGATGGCGCTCGCTCGGCCTGTCGCCAGATACACTGTTCGTAACTTCGACGGCACGCTCCGAATTCGTGAACCGCTTCGTCAATAGCATCATCACCTCGGTCGGCGCATCCTTGCTCGCACTGATCCTCGGATCTCTGGCAGCCTACGGCCTGAGCCGCTTCCGCTACAAGTTCGCCTGGATGCGCAACGATGACATCTTGTTCTTCTTCATGTCCCAGCTGATCCTGCCGCCGGTCGTGCTCGCGCTGCCGTTCCTCGTCCTCTACAAGGCATTGGCCCTGCTCGACACACGATTTGGCCTTGTCTTGCTTTATACGCTGACGGTGCTTCCGATCGTCATCTGGATCATGCGCGATCAGTTCAATGCGATTCCAATCGAGCTCGACGAAGCCGCCTTCGTGGACGGCCTGTCGACGTGGGGCGCCTTCCTGCGGATCATTCTGCCGCTCGCCGTCCCCGGAATGATGGCCGCATTCATTCTCTCCCTGGTGCTGTGCTGGAACGAATATTTCTTCGCGGCGCTGTTGACGAGCACCGACGCGAAGACGCTCCCCGTGATGGTGGCGAGCCAGACTGGCTCGCAAGGCATCAATTGGTGGTCGATGGCGGCGCTGTCGACGGCGGCGATCGCACCGCTCGTCCTGGTTGGCATTTTCCTTGAGCGCTACATCGTCAGCGGCTTGACTACAGGAGCCGGAAAGTAG
- a CDS encoding substrate-binding domain-containing protein, with protein MRKRILCLGVVMAALMSVAHAEDKKVTIGVSIPAADHGWTAGVVFHAERMAKLLMAQHPGLNVIVKTAPDPATQANSVQDLVTRGINALVILPSDPDPLVNAIKEVKNKNIFVALVDRAPSTNDNSVRDLYVAGNNPALGATAGEYIKKNTPNAQVVVIRGLPIPIDQQRQDGFDKAISGSNVKVLAKQFGNWNRDDAFKVMQDYLTKFPKIDVVWCQDDDMAVGVLQAIDQAKRTDIQYVIAGAGSKDMVKKVMDGDKLIPVDVLYPPAMVATAMELTAANFYNQAPVRGSYILDATLVIKANAKDFYFPDSPF; from the coding sequence ATGCGTAAGCGAATACTGTGCTTGGGCGTCGTCATGGCGGCTTTGATGAGCGTAGCTCACGCCGAAGACAAGAAGGTGACCATCGGCGTTTCGATTCCCGCCGCCGACCATGGATGGACCGCCGGCGTGGTGTTTCATGCCGAGCGGATGGCAAAGCTGCTGATGGCGCAACATCCGGGCTTGAACGTCATCGTGAAGACGGCTCCCGATCCGGCAACGCAGGCGAATTCTGTCCAGGATCTGGTGACGCGGGGCATCAACGCGCTGGTCATCCTGCCCTCCGATCCCGATCCCCTCGTCAATGCCATCAAGGAGGTGAAGAACAAGAACATCTTCGTTGCGCTCGTGGACCGGGCACCCAGCACCAACGACAATTCGGTTCGCGATCTCTATGTCGCCGGCAACAATCCGGCGCTCGGCGCCACCGCAGGCGAATACATCAAGAAAAACACGCCCAATGCTCAGGTCGTGGTCATTCGCGGTCTGCCGATCCCGATCGACCAGCAGCGCCAGGACGGCTTCGACAAGGCGATCTCCGGCTCCAACGTGAAGGTTCTCGCAAAGCAGTTCGGCAACTGGAATCGCGACGATGCCTTCAAGGTCATGCAGGACTACCTGACCAAATTCCCCAAGATCGACGTGGTGTGGTGCCAGGATGATGACATGGCAGTCGGCGTGCTTCAGGCCATCGATCAGGCCAAGCGGACCGACATTCAATATGTCATCGCCGGCGCCGGCTCGAAGGACATGGTCAAGAAGGTCATGGACGGCGACAAGCTGATTCCGGTCGACGTGCTTTATCCGCCGGCCATGGTTGCAACGGCCATGGAATTGACGGCCGCGAACTTTTACAATCAGGCCCCGGTTCGCGGCAGCTACATTCTCGACGCGACACTGGTCATCAAGGCGAATGCGAAAGATTTTTACTTCCCGGATTCGCCGTTTTGA
- a CDS encoding ABC transporter permease: MTDFAADTGKVHKSWKDIDLRAVAPFLALALLLILGAIANPNFISIDNLLNVLTRSAFIAIIAVGATFVISAGGLDLSVGSMVAFVASLTIMFLNSGLVADPATMLAIAMALAIVIGAACGLANGLITTAGGIEPFIATLGTMGIYRGLTTWLSQGGAITLRSSDIQSLYRPAYFGSVLGIPVPIVIIVVTAAVGTFVLHRTRYGRHVLAVGSNEDVARYSGISVERVRTMTYVIQGLCVAVACLLYVPRLGSTSATTGLMWELQAITAVVVGGTALRGGVGRVWGTMCGAFILEIVGNIMLLSNFVSEYLIGAIQGAIIIVAMLVQRSLVRKS; this comes from the coding sequence ATGACAGACTTCGCAGCAGATACTGGAAAAGTACACAAGTCCTGGAAGGACATTGACCTGCGCGCCGTCGCCCCCTTCCTGGCGCTGGCCCTCCTTCTGATACTCGGAGCTATCGCAAATCCCAACTTCATCAGCATCGACAACCTGCTGAACGTCCTCACCCGCAGCGCCTTCATCGCCATCATCGCGGTCGGTGCGACCTTCGTGATATCGGCCGGTGGCCTGGATCTGTCCGTCGGCTCCATGGTCGCGTTCGTCGCCAGCTTGACGATCATGTTCCTGAACAGCGGCCTTGTCGCCGATCCGGCAACGATGCTCGCCATCGCGATGGCGCTTGCCATTGTCATTGGTGCTGCCTGCGGCCTTGCCAACGGTCTGATCACAACGGCAGGCGGCATCGAGCCCTTCATCGCCACGCTCGGCACCATGGGGATCTATCGCGGTCTTACGACCTGGCTGTCGCAGGGTGGCGCCATCACGCTGCGGTCTTCCGATATCCAATCCCTGTATCGCCCGGCCTACTTCGGCTCGGTTCTGGGAATTCCGGTGCCCATCGTCATCATCGTCGTCACGGCTGCCGTCGGCACCTTCGTGCTGCACAGAACGCGGTATGGCCGCCATGTTCTGGCGGTGGGATCGAATGAGGATGTGGCGCGCTATTCGGGCATCTCCGTCGAACGCGTGCGCACGATGACCTACGTCATCCAGGGCCTGTGCGTCGCCGTGGCATGTCTGCTTTACGTGCCGCGGCTGGGATCGACCTCCGCAACCACCGGGCTGATGTGGGAGCTGCAGGCCATTACCGCAGTCGTGGTCGGTGGCACCGCGCTGCGCGGCGGCGTCGGTCGCGTCTGGGGCACGATGTGCGGGGCGTTCATTCTCGAGATCGTCGGCAACATCATGCTGCTTTCCAATTTCGTCAGCGAATATCTGATCGGCGCGATCCAGGGCGCCATCATCATCGTTGCGATGCTGGTCCAACGCTCCCTGGTACGCAAATCGTAA
- a CDS encoding sugar ABC transporter ATP-binding protein codes for MKALDADLSVTTRASVLEAVGLSKSFGPVEVLKDVSLTVYPGEVHAIIGENGAGKSTLMKLLAGHLQPTRGELQIDGETATLTGPVDAERRGIVLVHQEILLAPDLTVAQNVYLGRELPKGIVVDDRAMNEGARQAIRNLGADVDPDVVVRRLSIAQRQLVQIARVLLVPHRVVIFDEPTASLTPIETRALLKVIADIRAKAVSVLYISHRLPEVKQIADRITVLRDGRVVATHSTRELQPVDMARLMVGRDVAKLYPDRHAMAARTTILEVEDFSVPGFAQHASFQLGKGEILGFAGLVGAGRTELMEGLVGLRPGRGVIRINGKPVQFPHVDASLKAGIAYLSEDRKGRGLLLAEDLCVNLTLASLDKFRRGLQIDRAKERVVLDKAIGEFDIRASRKDMLAGQLSGGNQQKLLLAKMMMTDPSIIIIDEPTRGIDIGTKEQIYKFIAALATQGRSIMVVSSEMQELIGICDRIVVMRSGRIVGAVTGEHMNENEIVELATGVKSGEAA; via the coding sequence ATGAAGGCGCTCGACGCCGATCTGTCCGTCACCACCCGAGCCTCGGTGCTGGAGGCGGTCGGGCTGTCGAAGTCATTCGGTCCGGTCGAGGTGCTGAAGGATGTCAGCCTGACGGTGTATCCGGGGGAGGTTCACGCGATTATCGGCGAGAACGGCGCCGGCAAGTCGACGCTCATGAAGCTGCTTGCCGGCCATTTGCAGCCGACCCGCGGCGAATTGCAGATCGACGGCGAAACCGCGACGCTGACGGGGCCGGTTGACGCGGAGCGTCGCGGCATCGTCCTGGTTCACCAGGAGATCCTTCTCGCGCCCGACCTCACGGTCGCGCAGAACGTGTATCTCGGCCGGGAGCTGCCCAAGGGCATCGTCGTAGACGATCGCGCTATGAACGAGGGGGCGCGCCAGGCCATACGTAATCTCGGTGCCGATGTCGATCCTGATGTCGTGGTGCGACGTCTTTCGATTGCGCAACGTCAGCTCGTGCAGATCGCCAGGGTGCTCCTGGTTCCTCACCGCGTGGTGATTTTCGACGAGCCGACCGCTTCACTGACGCCAATCGAAACCAGGGCATTGCTCAAGGTCATCGCCGATATCCGCGCCAAGGCCGTGAGCGTCCTCTACATTTCGCACCGGCTGCCGGAGGTCAAGCAAATCGCCGACAGAATCACCGTGCTGCGCGACGGCCGCGTTGTCGCCACCCATTCGACGCGCGAATTGCAACCGGTCGATATGGCACGTCTGATGGTTGGCCGCGACGTGGCCAAGCTCTACCCTGATCGCCACGCAATGGCCGCCCGGACAACCATCCTGGAGGTCGAGGATTTTTCCGTTCCCGGCTTCGCGCAGCATGCCTCGTTCCAGCTGGGGAAAGGCGAAATCCTCGGCTTTGCCGGCCTGGTCGGCGCCGGACGGACGGAACTGATGGAAGGTCTCGTCGGCCTGCGGCCCGGCCGCGGCGTCATCCGCATCAACGGCAAACCGGTGCAATTTCCGCATGTCGACGCCAGCCTGAAGGCCGGTATCGCCTATCTCAGCGAGGACAGAAAGGGCAGGGGCCTGCTGCTCGCCGAGGATTTGTGCGTCAACCTGACGCTCGCCTCGCTGGACAAATTCCGGCGCGGGCTTCAGATCGACCGGGCCAAGGAGCGCGTCGTGCTCGACAAGGCAATCGGCGAGTTCGACATCCGCGCCAGCCGCAAGGACATGCTCGCCGGCCAGCTTTCGGGCGGCAATCAGCAGAAGCTGCTGCTGGCCAAGATGATGATGACCGACCCCTCCATCATTATCATCGACGAGCCGACACGGGGCATCGACATCGGCACCAAGGAACAGATCTACAAGTTCATCGCGGCACTCGCTACGCAAGGGCGTTCGATCATGGTGGTGTCGTCCGAAATGCAGGAACTGATCGGCATTTGCGACCGCATTGTGGTGATGCGGTCCGGGCGGATCGTCGGCGCGGTGACAGGCGAGCACATGAACGAGAACGAGATCGTCGAGCTCGCGACCGGCGTCAAATCCGGGGAGGCTGCATAA
- a CDS encoding Gfo/Idh/MocA family protein, translated as MAIEASGYDSTAGRIRLGMVGGGQGAFIGAVHRIAARIDGQFELVAGALSSEPARAKASAAELGITTERSYGSFEEMARAEAARPDGIEAVSIVTPNHVHAPAARAFLEAGIHVICDKPMTTTVAEAERLVDLVERSGKVFVLTHNYTGYPMIRQARAMIAKGELGDVRVVQVEYPQDWLTERAELSGSKQAEWRTDPKRSGAGGCIGDIGTHAYNLAAFVTGLETEALLAQLTTFAPGRLLDDHVQIMLRYKGGARGLLWASQVAVGNENALKVRIYGTKGGLEWSQEDPNYLWFTRFGQPKQLLTRAGAGAQPEAARVSRLPGGHPEGYLEGFATIYAEAARTIRAARTGAAPDAGTIYPTVHDGLAGMRFIEAAVASSKAGNVWTKVG; from the coding sequence ATGGCGATTGAAGCAAGCGGATACGACAGCACAGCCGGCCGCATCAGACTTGGCATGGTGGGCGGCGGCCAAGGCGCATTCATCGGCGCCGTTCATCGCATAGCGGCGCGGATCGACGGGCAGTTCGAACTGGTCGCAGGCGCGCTGTCTTCAGAGCCTGCCCGGGCGAAGGCGTCGGCCGCGGAACTCGGAATCACGACCGAAAGATCCTACGGATCGTTTGAGGAGATGGCGAGGGCCGAGGCCGCACGCCCCGACGGCATCGAGGCGGTTTCGATTGTGACGCCGAACCATGTGCACGCGCCCGCTGCCCGCGCATTCCTCGAGGCCGGCATCCATGTGATCTGCGACAAGCCGATGACGACCACGGTGGCGGAGGCGGAGCGGCTGGTCGATCTCGTGGAAAGGAGCGGCAAGGTGTTCGTTCTCACCCACAACTACACCGGCTATCCGATGATACGGCAGGCGCGCGCCATGATCGCCAAAGGCGAGCTGGGTGACGTCCGCGTCGTGCAGGTCGAATATCCGCAAGACTGGCTTACTGAGCGCGCCGAGCTTTCGGGAAGCAAGCAGGCCGAATGGCGCACCGATCCAAAGCGGTCGGGAGCCGGCGGCTGCATCGGCGACATCGGCACCCACGCCTACAATCTCGCTGCCTTCGTCACCGGACTGGAGACGGAAGCGCTCCTGGCGCAGCTCACCACTTTCGCGCCTGGCCGCCTGCTCGATGACCACGTCCAGATCATGTTGCGCTACAAGGGCGGTGCGCGCGGCCTATTGTGGGCAAGCCAGGTGGCGGTCGGCAACGAAAACGCCCTCAAGGTGCGCATCTACGGCACCAAGGGCGGGTTGGAATGGAGCCAGGAAGACCCGAACTATCTGTGGTTCACCCGTTTCGGTCAGCCGAAGCAATTGCTCACCCGTGCCGGCGCCGGCGCGCAGCCGGAAGCTGCCCGCGTCTCCCGCCTGCCGGGTGGACATCCCGAGGGATATCTGGAGGGCTTTGCCACGATCTATGCCGAAGCTGCGCGGACCATCCGCGCGGCGCGGACCGGCGCTGCGCCCGATGCCGGAACGATCTATCCCACCGTCCATGACGGCTTGGCCGGCATGCGCTTCATCGAGGCGGCTGTCGCGTCTTCGAAAGCCGGCAATGTATGGACCAAGGTCGGATGA